Proteins encoded together in one Fenneropenaeus chinensis mitochondrion, complete genome window:
- the ND4L gene encoding NADH dehydrogenase subunit 4L, with the protein MLILNFYYIVPVVSVLCGLWVFVSKRKHLLNTLLSLEYIMLSIFWIMSLHLSNMGHESYFVLFFLTLAACEGALGLALLVSVVRTHGNDCFSSFSVLQC; encoded by the coding sequence ATGTTAATTCTTAATTTTTATTATATTGTTCCTGTTGTGAGAGTTTTATGTGGTTTATGAGTCTTTGTTTCCAAACGTAAACATTTGTTAAATACTTTATTAAGTTTAGAGTATATTATACTTAGAATTTTTTGAATTATAAGATTACACTTGTCTAATATAGGTCATGAAAGTTATTTTGTTTTATTTTTTTTAACTTTAGCTGCCTGTGAAGGGGCGTTAGGGTTAGCTCTTTTGGTGTCAGTAGTGCGGACTCACGGTAATGATTGTTTTAGAAGATTTAGAGTATTACAATGTTAA